One genomic segment of Clavelina lepadiformis chromosome 3, kaClaLepa1.1, whole genome shotgun sequence includes these proteins:
- the LOC143450436 gene encoding neprilysin-like has translation MPQFDKLKAWVTRPAQVNAFYAIQRNQIIFPAGLLQSPFYDVGQPNSINYPSIGAFITHEITHGFDNVVGQFNKYGNL, from the exons ATGCCGCAATTCGACAAGCTTAAGGC GTGGGTAACAAGACCAGCGCAGGTGAATGCCTTCTACGCCATACAGAGAAATCAGATCATTTTTCCGGCTGGTTTATTACAATCGCCCTTTTATGATGTTGGTCAACCTAATTCTATAAACTACCCCAGCATTGGAGCGTTCATAACACACGAG ATAACGCATGGATTTGACAACGTTGTTGGCCAGTTTAACAAATACGGAAACCTATAA